Proteins from one Bacteroides mediterraneensis genomic window:
- a CDS encoding helix-turn-helix transcriptional regulator, translating to MQDINRLKLVLVEKKRTNKWLSEQLGINPSTVSKWCTNSSQPDLETLIKIASLLEVNVQDLLNTPKVM from the coding sequence ATGCAAGATATAAATAGACTGAAATTGGTTCTTGTTGAAAAGAAACGTACCAATAAATGGTTGAGTGAACAGTTAGGAATCAACCCTTCAACTGTGTCTAAGTGGTGTACCAATTCTTCTCAGCCAGATTTGGAAACTTTGATAAAAATAGCATCTTTGCTTGAAGTGAATGTACAGGATTTGTTGAATACTCCCAAAGTAATGTGA
- a CDS encoding BrxA family protein, whose protein sequence is MVKYDSDINILGGVPDYAVMLDFISEYTGQKPESERAFTFRTHKTFNRFLAAIKESILQFANDDQKDMFLSAIGSDNFSLKEKLLVLFWQLVYGNALFAKVTKDVFMKAVYQGRSSLSAIDILSLLHYIKETESGELNWSEETLKITASKYLTILKKMDLVDGKTTKEICHPIITGQLFVYFVRWMIVTCPENRTLENPFAVFSFMDKKTIIERLKKVEYLSLWQISQMGEDVTIDLIAHE, encoded by the coding sequence ATGGTTAAATATGACTCTGACATAAATATTCTTGGTGGAGTACCTGATTATGCAGTAATGCTTGACTTTATTAGTGAGTATACCGGACAAAAACCTGAATCAGAGAGAGCGTTTACTTTCAGGACGCATAAAACTTTTAATCGATTTTTGGCAGCTATAAAAGAGTCCATTCTTCAGTTTGCCAATGATGATCAGAAAGATATGTTTCTTTCTGCTATCGGTTCAGATAATTTTTCTTTAAAGGAAAAGTTACTTGTCTTATTTTGGCAGCTGGTGTATGGTAACGCACTTTTTGCTAAAGTGACTAAAGACGTGTTTATGAAGGCGGTTTATCAGGGAAGATCATCTCTTTCTGCCATAGATATATTGAGTTTATTGCATTATATTAAGGAAACCGAATCCGGAGAATTGAACTGGTCGGAAGAAACGCTGAAGATAACGGCATCTAAATATCTGACAATACTCAAAAAAATGGACTTGGTAGATGGCAAAACGACCAAGGAGATATGTCATCCCATTATTACAGGACAGTTATTTGTTTATTTTGTTCGTTGGATGATCGTTACATGTCCTGAAAACCGTACTTTAGAGAATCCTTTTGCGGTTTTTAGCTTTATGGATAAGAAAACAATTATTGAGAGATTAAAAAAAGTAGAATATCTTTCCCTTTGGCAAATAAGCCAGATGGGAGAGGACGTAACCATAGATTTGATAGCACATGAATAG